CGGAAAATAAACGTTCCCGTGCACGTGTTCTTTGATATACTCTCCACCACACTCTTCGTACATCGCACGAGTAATTAGTGATTGACGAAACGTTTCCGTTAGGCAAAATTTGCTCGCCCCATTCCACGCATCCAGCACTGGATCACGAGCAATTTCGATTTCAAATCGAGCCTCAAAGGGTAACATTTCTCTCATTTCACGCGCAAGCCGTTCCTTCAGTCCACGAATCTTGGCACATCCTCCAGTCAGAAAGATGTTTTCCACCAAGCAGCTTCGCTGGCTGGCTGGAAAGAGCTTTAACACGAAATCGATCGTTTCCGCTAGCCCAGCTTCGTAGCTACCGATAATGCTTGGTTGGAACAGAATTTCCGGAGCACGGATACGTTCCACGCCCACGTGCAGCTGGTACAGCTCGGCCGCATTACCAGCCATCGATAGCAGCGGATCCTCGTACGATGCATCGTACTGTTTGAGAATGATGTCACACTCCAGCAACCGCTCGTTCTCGTTCTCATTGTCGCTGTCCTCGTCGCGGCTAATCTGCTTATACACATCCCAGTCTTCGTCCCGCATGCCGAAATCGTCGCTTCCCTTCTCCTTTCGTGCCAAATGCGAGATGATGCGCATACGTTCCTGGGCAGCAGCAGTTCGGCGCTTGGCAAGGTcctgcttccgttgtctgcGTGCTTGTCGCTTTTCTATAATGGCGTCCCGTTTGCGGCGCGTTTCTTCTACCCATTCCGCTATGGTAATGTTTGGCGGTGGTTGTAACAATTTCTCTGCCTCAGGCTGTATCTGTTGCGAGCTGGTCGCTACCGGAGCATTCATTTTTTGTCGTGTTTTATCGACCCGAGCATTAACCGTGCTTATCATTCGTCTCAGCTCGCCTAGGTCTTTGAGACTATGCTCGGCCAATGCTTCGCGTACATCATCTCCATCCTCGACGGATTCCTCCAGCTGTTGCAGCTGTACAAGCAATTCTTCGTCCTGTGCCAAACGTTCCTCTCGACGTCTCGCATTGATTTCGACCAATCGTCTCGAGAgctcctttttcttctcaaacttTTGTTCGGTCGTGAGGACTGGCGTTGCAGCGGTTTGGTTGAAAGGCAGCTGgattttcttcacattttGATCATAATACTCCAAAGAAGCCCATTTTTCCAGAGCTTCCATGTAGTCGTACGCAAACTCGCCATACTTGTGGAGCAAAACCTCCGAACGGCTCAGTGTGATGGCATTAAGGTGGAACGTGTACTTCAGCTGCAAACAACGATGCAGAAAGGCGATCATGTTCGAACCTCCTATGTTTATGCGCCGTACGTTCTCTACAACGATGCAGCCATTCATCACCGGTATTACATGCGTCGTATGGTATCCGGTGGCAATGATGAGCCCATTTTTCGCTCTCTGATTCGAGTAATAGCTAAACAAACTGTCCACACCGTACGAAAGTCCCGGTATGTCGTAACATTCGAAGAGCAGCTCCGACATCAAACTGCGGCAGTAGTTTGGATTGAACAAGCATTCCGTAATCATCACTTTGTGTGGCACCCCGTTTTCGGAGCTTATGCCAAGCTTTCCAAAAACGTAATCGAAAATTTGCTCCTGAACATTGTAGTGTGTTACCACGTTGCGATCGAACTGGGTACGGAGCTGCATGCGCATCGCCTCTATGTTCACTATATCGTTGCCAATTTGAGTTACTGGCACGGTGGCTACATCAAGATCTTTTTTAGTGCGATCCTTCCTTGGTTTGGCCAGAATGTTTCGAAAGATAAGGGCCGGCTTCTCCTTCAGCATCCATCCGACACGGCAGTTGAACGATCCGTTGTCTATCACGATAACTCCTTCCCGACCGACGGAGGGGTCTGGGTACGGCTGCACGACGTCCGGGATAATTTTCAGGTCTTCAATTGCGGAGATTTCCATGGTAAATCGGTTTATCACAACACTGCGGTCCGTGGTGTTTAGTACCCCAACAAAAACGAAGCggcgttgtttgttttgttttccgcgTTGACATTTCTAGCTGTCAATCAAATGTGCAAATTCATGAAAACATCACtcatttttgctcatttttgcaataaatgcTACATTATGAAATGTTCTAAATTTTTACTATGGTAGCTGAATAGTAAATACACACAATGCATTGTGAAAAACTGAAGAACATCCCATTTAATGTCAATGTTTGTGGACCTTCCCGCTCAACCGCTATTCAATTTGACCGCTGTAAACCAACCCATGCGCAatcacgcactcacacacattcacgtGCCCGCCCGCATACACACAATTGCACTCGTATCAATTTATATCGGACGAAAGTTGAAGTTTACAATATTGTGCTGACGAAGCCTATCGCCTCAGAACAACGGTAGGGTGAACATAGTAGAGCAAATAGTTATTCCCAAGTCGTTAAAGCGAAACCCACCCCCAGTTGCGTGAACCGCTTGATGGAATGCTTAGTGGTGTGAAGCCAAATTAGTCATTTCTTTCAGTTGTTGATAATTTTTGTTGGCAATCGAAGCGCGTACCCCGGCAGTGTATACCGTGttgcactgcactgcactgATTCATCAAATTAGTTGCATTTGGTTTTTGCCTCTACGGATTAGTGGTTCTGTTTCCCACGGCACATCCCTAAAGCAAGAGAAAACGATACGGGTAGTGTACAGTAAACATAACGAATTATCAAGATGATGGTAAGTACGGGCAGAAAATAATGCTGTCGTGCTGGCGTGGCATTCATTTATGCATTATGGAACGCACAGTGATAAGAGCACTGGGTGGGCGGTATTGTGACTCTTCTTATGATTCTGCTACTTTTCACAGGATGGAATCGAAGAAAACGGATCGTCACAGCCGAACGTCGGCACCACTGCACCACCCGAAACCATCACGGGCTCTCGGCAGGGATCCATCGAGACTGGTGGATCAACTACTGCTTCAACTGGTGCCCTACCGGAAAATTCACTTCTGGTGAGTCATtcctctctcttttcttttgttagcgAACGAGTGCGATTGTTACTGTTTAATGACCACAGCTAATAACTGTATCCCCTAGGTTGACATTTCCGATGCATTGAGCGAAAAGGAACGTGTCAAATTTACCGTCCACACACGCACCAACCTGCCCGGGTTTGAAAAGCCGGACTTTCTAGTGGTTCGCCAGCACGAAGAATTCGTCTGGCTGCACGATCGCTTCGAAGAGAACGAGGAATATGCGGGCTACATTATACCGCCCTGCCCACCGCGACCCGATTTCGATGCATCGCGCGAAAAGCTGCAGCGGTTGGGCGAGGGCGAAGGAAACATGACCAAGGAAGAGTTCAAAAAGATGAAGCAAGAACTGGAAGCGGAATATTTAGCCACCTTCAAAAAGACTGTCGCGATGCATGAAGTCTTCCTGACGCGCCTTGCCTCACATCCCGTGTTTCGGGAAGATTCACACCTAAAGGTGTTCCTCGTGTACGATCAGGATCTATGCgcaaagatgaagaaaaagatcGACATCTTTGGTGGGTTGGTGAAAAGCATCGGAAAAACTACCGATGAAATCTACCTTGGCGCTACGGTGAAGGATGTGAACGATTTCTTCGAGCATGAGCTGCAGTTTTTGGGAGAATACCATGGACACCTGAAGGAGGCCGCCATACGGACGGAGAAAATGACCAACAAACACAAGGATGTGGCAGATTCGCATGTGCGCATTTCGTCGCAACTGTTGGCCCTATCGACCGCAGAGCATCACGGATCGATGGAAAAGTTTCTAGCAAAAACGTCGGACATTTTCGAGAAAATTAGGGTAAATATTTGCCTTGCTTTCATTCTCAACGGTTCGACAGTTTCGTTAATCTGCTTCACTATTTTATATCAGAACATGGAGGGGCGAGTCGCAAGCGATCAAGACCTTAAGTTAGGCGATACGCTACGGTACTATCAGCGAGATAGTAATGCAGCGAAAGCATTGCTCATTCGTCGTTTACGTTGCTTGGCGGCGTACGAAGCGGCTAACCGGAACTTGGAAAAGGCACGGGCAAAAAATAAGGATGTGCACGCggtaagaatttttaataactaACTAATTGGATTCAATATGGACTTGTTCTTCATCAGGGTTGGATATGACGCATAAGACACTATTACATACTGACTGAACTTTTATACACACTGAACATGAACTATTGATGATGTCGTTGCTCATTTTACTTCCACAATCATTTCGGCTTTTCCTGTTACTCTACTTCCATCCTATCCACTCCTTAAAGGGCTTAAAACAGGTCGAAACTCTCGCAACAAATTCAAGCACGAAATAATTGACAAATTGCTATCAAATATATACTACACCAAATTACGCAAATTATCGCTAAGCTCTTAATTCAATCATTCTGCAACCTGATGTCTATAAAGTATTTCGATCACGTACCACAAGTACCCTAACTTTATGAAATTGGGATCCGGCTACAGCATCTTGACATGACTAGTCtttcgatttcaattttttaactCAATTACAAACTTTCGTTCGATTTCTCAATCAGAACTATGtcacttgttttgtttgtctgagCTCAAAAAGGCACCGTTtagaaaaatgtaagaaaCCTGTTTGTTTCCGGCCTTACCATTATCTTCTGAAAGCTGATTTAATGTATATTTTTCCCTAAACTATATCTAGGCTTGAATTtgtagaagaagaatgttttatACAACAGCAACATGTTCTTATATCATCCAAAAGATCTGAAAGCATCTTATGATTTGCTCTAGATATTGATGTGGGGTCATTTATTAACAACTTAAACGTCGGGATGTGAAGTGACGGTCTCTCACGCAGGCGACGGGAAGGAGCGTAAAGAGATATAgaggaaagaaggaaaggagCCTCAATGGAATTGGACAGAAGTTCAGCAATAAATGAGGACTGGATGTGGGAAAGATTGGTTTGCAGTGATTCTAGGGCtaataggcgacagcggcgagTGGCCGCTGTCGCGAGTGAGAAGCGAGTGGCCAACGAGTGCCAAAATGCTCGAACCCGCGCTATCCTAGCAATCGCCGTCGCCCCAGCTGGTGACCAAACCGAAAATCATATTTGAAGATCGATCGTACCTACAGCAACAGTACAGTGCCTTCAGACATAGCGGATCAAGGACAATAGACGAGAAACGTATGATGAGACCCAACATACGGTTAGCTTTGTCGAGGAATCGAGGAAAATTCATGAGACATCAATTAGAGCCAAGCCATATTGTATTTGATATATATTGCTCGGCATCCTCGTTTTGGAGCCTTAATTGCCtttaagtttttaatttaaagacgTTGGAGTGAAGACGATCGCACAGTCGTACTAAGTGTGGCTTTGACCCTTTCTGTTAACTGCTACCCGCATCTCGACCAGTTTTATCCCACAAACTGCTTCGTCTACATCATAATCCTGATTAAGCCGATGTTTGTGGATACTTTTGAACACTGACTCTTGCTAATCTTTATGGATTTTTAGCAGGTATAAGTTATAAATAAcacattaataatttaatatttggaATCATTATTGATAACAACTGTACGAAACCTCACACTAGCTTACACGACACTCTTCCACGCATCGCAATCGATATCAACCAATAATTGTATGATAATACACTGTTTCTCACATCTTCCTTTCTATCTTTCTGCCCACCGTGATTGTCTAcgcttctttctctctttttatgctttcttcCACGATGGCCGGCTATAGCCGTTGGAAGTGCAGGAGGTGGGAACATGGTTTTTTAACACTAAAAAAACGATGCATGCATATTTGTGAATGTGTTTGTAAACCAATGTGTCGGAGATTACAACATCtcatatttcaattttctcatCCCCAGGCGGAAAGTGCACAGACGCAAGCGTGCGAAAAGTTTGAATCCATGTCGGCACGTGGTAAGGAGGAACTGGTCAGCTTTAGGTTGCGCCGTGTGGCTGCCTTTAAGAAAAGGTATGTTTTTAAACCATTGTGTGAACATACTAACTACACTGATCGTATTTATAAACTCACCTTTTATCTCTGTTTTATAGTTTGACCGATCTGGCAGAACTGGAAATTAAGCACGCCAAAGGACAGTACGAATTTTTACGCCAGTCTTTACTCGCCTTACAAGAGTTGGTCTAAAGAGTTGGCACGTTTGGCCCTAGATCAACGAATAAAACCGTCTCTGTAgccgtctgtctgtctgtgtttGGAACAATATTACCTTCTATTTGCATCCGTGGCTCGCGGTGAACGATATTTCACggacaagaagaaaacaaaataaaaaggaccTACATGAGAAAAACAGTGATGTGAAAATGATCACAATCAGGTGAACTCATCAGCTCGAACCATTTCAAAAAATAGCAAGGCGTTAGGAAGCATCTAAATTCCCAATTCCACCCTTTTGATTAGATACTAATATTATTACCATCCCTTACATAAAAACATACCCCTTTTTTTAGCGAAGAAGTATAACAAAACACATTGTTGGAAGCATTGTCAACGTTCGCTATATTACTACATTCTATTGTTGGCTGTTTAGTGTAGGAaactacgaagattttgtgcATGAATCTGTGGAAGcagtttttgttcatttcccttttttttttttttttgttgtaattaaTCCATATTGTTCtatcaaatattaaatatttgacCTTATATTATGTTACTTTGTTATTAGCGTGTGAGTGTTTGCGCTCGAATATAATGAAATCATCGTGAATTACATATTGTATAGCATTATGTTAAAACTTTCCTCCATCAAAAATATAGAAGATTCGGTTCAgcattaaaatagaaaaaaaaaacaaacaaaaagcatatACGAAAGCTCTCGTATATAGGGTATAAGAATATAAGAAAGGAACATATTATATGAGAGAAATACGGAAAGGAGTTTTTAGTCCAGTTTTTTTGTGACGCAAAGAATAATTAGGGAGAAAGTTGGGCGCGCGCTCATTAAGAAAAAAGCTACAAAGCCCTGAAACTGTATGCGACGGTGGCAAATAGAACAATCCTAttggcattttattttttctactgTACTCTTTATACACACTTACGattgttctttcttttccgcGCCGTGGTACCGTTGACCGATTTCAACAATGATGATCACCAGGCATCACGTGTGTGGACACGTATATTCCGATGCCGGCGCATGTTCTATATGAGAGAAAGCGTACCAGTCGAACGGAACTGCAATTTGTATGAAATATTTGGATGAAATAAACTAAAATCGAcaagaaacaagaaataaagaaTTGATCTTCATCCCGGATGTTTTGAGATGGATAAAAACCAGCCCAgtggtaaaatttaattgattgtCGACTTTATCCTCAATCAGTCTAAACAAGAAAGATTGCTAGTTCATCTCGGAAACCCCGAAACTACACTCTCTTTGGTGAAGAAGATCGTTTGAAGAACAAACTTTTTGTTCCAGTGCTCGATGGTTGCAGAGGGTCCTAGTCTCCGTCCTAAAGATCCTGTCACTTATATTAATGTAGTTATGCTCAGTATGACCATGTATTATgctagaatgaccatgaccaggtgtcacatgccaggtgaaggtggatggaaaactctcagggtcctttgctaccaatAAGAGCCTGCgccagggagatgggctcgcctgtctcctattcaacttggcgctagtgagggccatccgtgactcgcaacccagatcctggcatacgctgatgatatagacatcattggtctgcggctctcccagatagcagaggcctaccaaaggagcgagcaggcggcagaaaacctcgggttgcagataaacgaggcaaagaccaaattgatgatggcaccatcagcggccctactaagaaatccggaactacgtgggggtgatgtcaTTCTACAAcatgaggaaacatctcacatGAAgcaacctgtcgcgacggtcgaagcgcctctgagacatggaccctgtccaaaacagacgaagccctcttagccgcgtttgAGAGGAAGacgctcagaaggattgttggccgtgtatgtgtggaaggacaatggaggagccgctacaacgacgagctgtacgaattGTATCAACGTCCTCACCGTCcatgt
This genomic window from Anopheles maculipalpis chromosome 2RL, idAnoMacuDA_375_x, whole genome shotgun sequence contains:
- the LOC126557346 gene encoding actin-related protein 5, with product MEISAIEDLKIIPDVVQPYPDPSVGREGVIVIDNGSFNCRVGWMLKEKPALIFRNILAKPRKDRTKKDLDVATVPVTQIGNDIVNIEAMRMQLRTQFDRNVVTHYNVQEQIFDYVFGKLGISSENGVPHKVMITECLFNPNYCRSLMSELLFECYDIPGLSYGVDSLFSYYSNQRAKNGLIIATGYHTTHVIPVMNGCIVVENVRRINIGGSNMIAFLHRCLQLKYTFHLNAITLSRSEVLLHKYGEFAYDYMEALEKWASLEYYDQNVKKIQLPFNQTAATPVLTTEQKFEKKKELSRRLVEINARRREERLAQDEELLVQLQQLEESVEDGDDVREALAEHSLKDLGELRRMISTVNARVDKTRQKMNAPVATSSQQIQPEAEKLLQPPPNITIAEWVEETRRKRDAIIEKRQARRQRKQDLAKRRTAAAQERMRIISHLARKEKGSDDFGMRDEDWDVYKQISRDEDSDNENENERLLECDIILKQYDASYEDPLLSMAGNAAELYQLHVGVERIRAPEILFQPSIIGSYEAGLAETIDFVLKLFPASQRSCLVENIFLTGGCAKIRGLKERLAREMREMLPFEARFEIEIARDPVLDAWNGASKFCLTETFRQSLITRAMYEECGGEYIKEHVHGNVYFPTPKSSVDEQQMIG
- the LOC126567262 gene encoding sorting nexin-6 is translated as MMDGIEENGSSQPNVGTTAPPETITGSRQGSIETGGSTTASTGALPENSLLVDISDALSEKERVKFTVHTRTNLPGFEKPDFLVVRQHEEFVWLHDRFEENEEYAGYIIPPCPPRPDFDASREKLQRLGEGEGNMTKEEFKKMKQELEAEYLATFKKTVAMHEVFLTRLASHPVFREDSHLKVFLVYDQDLCAKMKKKIDIFGGLVKSIGKTTDEIYLGATVKDVNDFFEHELQFLGEYHGHLKEAAIRTEKMTNKHKDVADSHVRISSQLLALSTAEHHGSMEKFLAKTSDIFEKIRNMEGRVASDQDLKLGDTLRYYQRDSNAAKALLIRRLRCLAAYEAANRNLEKARAKNKDVHAPLEVQEAESAQTQACEKFESMSARGKEELVSFRLRRVAAFKKSLTDLAELEIKHAKGQYEFLRQSLLALQELV